In Salvelinus sp. IW2-2015 unplaced genomic scaffold, ASM291031v2 Un_scaffold4038, whole genome shotgun sequence, a single genomic region encodes these proteins:
- the LOC112076792 gene encoding LOW QUALITY PROTEIN: NAD(P)(+)--arginine ADP-ribosyltransferase 1-like (The sequence of the model RefSeq protein was modified relative to this genomic sequence to represent the inferred CDS: substituted 1 base at 1 genomic stop codon) — protein sequence MVPNSVDDKYKHCTEKMYKKVQEEYLPNENSTEGIFKQAWMKAEGCATIEKVKKXFQKDKSKYNSKELTHDHIKAICAYTAEEPKIYPVFNQAVRTNRTEYTTSFHFHSLHFLLTDAIRLLKLNQKFCHTTYRRSNMEFVSKVKKVIRFGFFASSSLDKGISTKFGDKSCFEIKTCFGADLKSFPKLGNREKEVLIPPYEVFRVTAVLKKENYKNLWCDVVYTLKSITKPRSNLNCKLFK from the coding sequence ATGGTCCCTAACTCCGTTGACGACAAGTACAAACACTGCACTGAAAAAATGTACAAGAAGGTGCAGGAGGAATATCTTCCAAATGAAAACTCCACTGAAGGGATCTTCAAACAAGCCTGGATGAAGGCAGAAGGATGTGCAACTATTGAGAAAGTGAAGAAATGATTCCAAAAGGACAAGTCCAAGTACAATTCTAAAGAACTTACACATGATCATATCAAGGCTATCTGTGCTTACACAGCAGAGGAACCTAAGATATACCCAGTGTTCAACCAAGCAGTCCGGACCAATAGAACAGAGTACACCACCTCCTTCCACTTCCACTCCCTTCATTTCCTCCTGACTGACGCCATTCGCCTCCTGAAACTGAACCAAAAGTTCTGTCACACCACGTATCGAAGAAGCAACATGGAGTTTGTTAGTAAAGTTAAGAAAGTAATCAGATTTGGCTTCTTTGCCTCCAGCTCTCTCGACAAGGGAATTAGTACAAAATTTGGAGACAAGTCTTGCTTTGAGATAAAGACATGTTTTGGCGCTGACCTGaagtccttccccaaactgggGAATCGTGAAAAGGAGGTGTTGATTCCACCGTATGAAGTGTTCAGAGTTACTGCTGTGCTGAAGAAAGAGAATTATAAAAACCTTTGGTGTGATGTTGTGTACACACTTAAAAGTATCACCAAGCCCAGGAGTAACCTGAATTGCAAACTCTTTAAGTAA